A window from Triticum aestivum cultivar Chinese Spring chromosome 6D, IWGSC CS RefSeq v2.1, whole genome shotgun sequence encodes these proteins:
- the LOC123143850 gene encoding tyrosine-sulfated glycopeptide receptor 1: MQKQQQQQLRSSCKECSNGVPMSFLGRAAALMVVLLLSMASSISSCTEEERGSLLQFLAGLSQDGGLAASWRRNSTDCCVWEGIACSADGSVTDVSLASKGLEGLLSPSLGNLAGLLRVNLSHNSLSGGLPLELASSDSIIVLDVSFNRLGGDMEELPSSTPARPLQVLNISSNLFTGAFPSTWQVMNNLVVLNASNNSFSGQIPSHFCSSSSLLAVVELCYNQFTGSIPPGLGNCSMLRVLKAGHNNLRGALPNELFDASLLEYLSLPDNHLDGKLDGAQIIKLRNLANLNLGGNNFSGKIPNSIGQLKKLEELHLDHNKMSGELPSALSNCTNLVTVDLKSNQFNGELTKVNFSSLLSLRNLDLLYNNFTGTIPESIYSCSKLAALRISGNNLHGQLSPRIASLKSLTFLSLGFNNFTNITNTLRILKNCRNLTSLLIGGTNFKGESMPEDEIVDGFQNLQVLSIASSSLSGKIPLWLSKLTKLEMLFLQDNQLSGPIPGWIKSLKLLFHLDISHNNITGEIPTALMEMPMLTSDKIAPRLDPRAFELPVYATPSRQYRITSAFPKVLNLGNNNFTGVIPEEIGQLNSLVILNFSSNSLSGEIPQQLCNLTNLRVLDLSSNHLTGIIPSALKNLHFLSEFNISRNDLEGPIPDGVQLSTFSNSSFEGNPKLCGHILHRSCGSTEGPPGFRKRWSKKSIFAITFGVFFGGTAILFVLGGLLAAFKHTSFIIKNRIRNNGDVEAISIETGSEESLVIVPRGKGEESNLTFADIVKATNNFHQENIIGCGGYGLVYKADLPDGLKLAIKKLNDDMCLMYREFTAEVDALSMAQHDNLVPLWGYSIQGDSRFLIYPYMENGSLDDWLHNGDGDASSFLDWPTRLKIAQGASRGLSYIHGVCKPHIVHRDIKSSNILLDKEFKAYVADFGLSRLIDSQTHFTTELVGTPGYIPPEYGQGWVATLRGDMYSFGMVLLELLTGRRPVLVLSSSKELVNWVQEMKSEGKQLEILDPTLRGTGYEEQMLKVLEAACKCVHHNPFMRPTIQEVVSFLESIDTRTADAKFS; this comes from the coding sequence atgcagaagcagcagcagcagcagctccgttCCTCATGCAAGGAGTGCAGCAATGGAGTCCCCATGTCTTTCCTTGGCCGTGCTGCTGCTCTTATGGTGGTGCTGCTgctctccatggcctcttcaatcaGTTCTTGCACGGAGGAGGAGAGGGGCTCCCTCCTGCAGTTCCTGGCTGGGCTGTCCCAGGACGGCGGCCTCGCGGCGTCGTGGAGGCGGAACAGCACCGACTGCTGCGTGTGGGAAGGGATCGCCTGCAGTGCGGATGGCTCAGTGACAGACGTCTCGCTGGCTTCGAAGGGCCTTGAGGGGCTCTTATCGCCCTCGCTGGGCAACCTTGCCGGCCTGCTGCGTGTCAACCTGTCCCACAACTCGCTGTCTGGAGGCCTGCCGCTGGAGCTGGCGTCGTCCGACAGCATCATTGTTCTTGATGTCAGCTTCAACCGTCTCGGAGGAGACATGGAAGAGCTGCCATCTTCAACCCCTGCACGGCCTCTGCAGGTATTGAACATCTCGAGCAACTTGTTCACAGGAGCGTTTCCATCCACGTGGCAAGTGATGAACAACCTGGTCGTGCTCAACGCCAGCAACAACAGCTTCAGTGGGCAAATACCGAGTCATTTCTGCAGCAGCTCGTCATTGTTAGCTGTGGTTGAGCTCTGTTACAACCAATTTACAGGCAGCATCCCTCCAGGACTTGGCAACTGCTCCATGCTCAGAGTGCTCAAGGCTGGACACAACAACCTCAGGGGGGCTCTCCCCAATGAACTCTTTGATGCTTCCTTACTGGAGTACCTCTCGCTTCCGGACAATCATTTAGATGGAAAGCTAGATGGCGCACAGATAATCAAACTCAGAAATCTGGCTAACCTAAATCTTGGAGGGAACAATTTCAGCGGCAAGATTCCGAACTCAATAGGCCAGCTCAAGAAATTAGAGGAGTTGCATTTGGACCACAACAAGATGTCAGGGGAGCTGCCGTCAGCTCTGAGCAACTGCACAAATCTCGTAACAGTTGATCTCAAGAGCAACCAGTTCAACGGAGAACTTACCAAGGTCAACTTCTCAAGCCTGCTCAGTCTAAGGAATTTAGATCTTCTGTACAATAACTTTACCGGCACAATTCCAGAAAGCATATACTCTTGCAGCAAGCTGGCTGCACTGCGGATATCTGGCAACAACTTGCATGGGCAGCTTTCACCAAGAATAGCCAGTTTGAAATCCCTTACTTTCCTATCACTTGGTTTCAACAATTTTACAAATATCACAAACACACTCCGGATACTCAAGAACTGTAGGAACCTCACTTCCCTACTGATCGGGGGGACCAACTTCAAGGGTGAGTCCATGCCAGAAGATGAAATAGTTGATGGTTTTCAGAATCTTCAGGTTCTTTCAATAGCCAGTTCCTCATTGTCTGGAAAAATACCCCTTTGGCTATCAAAGCTGACAAAGCTGGAGATGTTATTTTTGCAAGATAACCAGCTCAGCGGGCCAATACCAGGCTGGATCAAAAGCCTAAAGTTACTGTTCCATCTAGACATATCACATAATAACATTACAGGTGAAATTCCAACAGCCTTAATGGAGATGCCAATGCTAACTTCAGATAAGATTGCACCCCGTTTGGACCCAAGAGCCTTTGAACTGCCTGTTTATGCAACACCATCACGTCAATATCGGATAACCAGTGCCTTCCCTAAAGTGCTGAATCTAGGAAATAATAACTTCACCGGCGTGATCCCTGAAGAGATTGGTCAGTTGAACTCGCTTGTTATACTGAACTTCAGTTCCAATAGCTTATCAGGAGAGATACCACAGCAGCTCTGCAACCTAACAAATCTGCGGGTGCTGGACTTGTCTAGCAATCATCTCACAGGTATAATCCCATCGGCACTGAAGAACCTGCACTTCCTTTCAGAATTCAACATTTCCCGCAATGACCTCGAAGGACCAATTCCAGATGGAGTCCAGCTAAGTACATTCTCAAATTCTAGCTTTGAAGGGAATCCAAAGTTATGTGGGCATATTCTCCATCGCAGTTGTGGTTCAACAGAAGGACCACCGGGCTTCAGAAAACGGTGGAGCAAGAAATCCATTTTTGCAATTACATTTGGTGTGTTCTTTGGAGGAACAGCTATTCTTTTTGTGCTCGGGGGTCTCCTTGCAGCATTCAAGCATACCAGTTTCATAATCAAAAACAGGATCAGGAATAACGGAGATGTGGAAGCTATTTCAATCGAGACTGGTTCGGAAGAATCATTAGTGATAGTGCCACGAGGCAAGGGAGAAGAAAGTAACCTCACATTCGCTGACATTGTGAAGGCTACAAATAACTTTCACCAGGAGAACATCATCGGGTGCGGAGGTTATGGGCTGGTCTATAAGGCTGATTTACCTGATGGCCTCAAACTGGCTATCAAGAAGCTTAATGATGACATGTGTCTGATGTACAGGGAATTCACTGCAGAGGTTGATGCACTCTCAATGGCACAGCACGACAACCTTGTACCACTCTGGGGTTATAGCATACAGGGAGATTCAAGGTTCCTCATATATCCGTACATGGAGAATGGCAGCCTGGACGATTGGCTTCACAATGGGGATGGTGATGCAAGTTCATTTCTTGACTGGCCGACACGGCTCAAGATCGCACAAGGAGCAAGCCGGGGTCTTTCTTATATCCATGGAGTCTGCAAGCCTCACATTGTACACCGTGACATCAAGTCCAGCAACATCCTGCTTGACAAAGAATTCAAAGCTTATGTTGCAGATTTTGGGCTCTCCAGGTTGATTGACAGTCAAACCCATTTCACAACTGAGCTAGTTGGCACTCCGGGCTACATCCCACCTGAGTATGGACAAGGATGGGTTGCTACACTGAGAGGTGACATGTACAGTTTTGGCATGGTCCTACTTGAGCTGCTCACTGGAAGGCGGCCTGTCCTGGTCTTGTCTTCATCAAAAGAACTTGTGAACTGGGTACAGGAGATGAAATCAGAAGGGAAGCAACTTGAGATCCTGGATCCTACACTTCGGGGCACAGGGTATGAAGAGCAGATGCTGAAGGTGCTCGAAGCCGCTTGCAAGTGTGTCCACCATAATCCTTTCATGAGGCCAACCATACAGGAAGTAGTCTCCTTCCTTGAAAGTATAGACACCAGAACTGCAGACGCAAAATTCAGTTAA
- the LOC123143851 gene encoding tyrosine-sulfated glycopeptide receptor 1 has protein sequence MQTLQFPSKTQSKKLHIPCFALALVLLISLASPASSCTEHEEASLLQFHAGLSWGGGLAATWQRNKDCCTWEGIICSSPNRTVTDVSLASRGLEGIISPFLGNLTSLLRLNLSHNSLSGGLPLELVSSSSITILDVSFNQLNGTLHKPASPSTARPLQVLNISSNLFAGQFPSTTWEAMENLRALNASNNSFTGHIPTCFCISSPSFAVLDLCLNKLSGKIPRQIGHCSKLRELRAGYNNISGEIPDELFNATLLEYLSFRNNHLNGVLDGVHITKLRNLVALDLGGNNFSGEIPDSIGQLKKLEEFHLDNNNLSGELPSALSNCTNLAVLVLSSNKFSGQLTKVNFSNLPNLRTLDVYYNNFTGTVPESIYSCSNLTALRVSTNKLDGQLSPRISDLKSLTFLSLSTNRFRNITNALQILKSCRNLTTLLIGDNFKQEFMTEDDRIDGFEKLQVLDIEDCQLSGKIPLWISRLTNLEMLLLNRNRLTGPIPGWINSLSHLFYMDVSNNSLTGQIPLTLTEMPMLKSIENATHWDPRVFELPVYNGPSLQYRVVTSFPAVLNLSNNHFTGVIPPQIGQLKVLVALDFSFNMLSGQIPLSICNLTNLQVLDLSSNSLTGAIPAALNSLHFLSAFSISNNDLEGPIPSGGQFNTFQNSSFDGNPKLCGSILTHKCDSSIHPSSRKQRDKKFAFAIGFGVFFGGIAILLLLVRLLLSVKMKGFTEKHGSKNSRDVEATSLYSSSEQTLVVMHMPQGKGEGNKLKFSDILKATNNFDKENIIGCGGYGLVYKAELHDGSKLAIKKLNGEMCLMEREFSAEVDALSMAQHENLVPLWGYCVQGNSRLLMYSYMQNGSLDDWLHNRDDDTSSFLDWPTRLKIARGASLGLSYIHDICKPQIVHRDIKSSNILLDKEFKAYLADFGLARLILPNKTHVTTELVGTMGYIPPEYGQAWVATLRGDIYSFGVVLLELLTGRRPVPVSSTTKELVPWVLQMRSEGKQIEVLDPTLRETGYEEQMLKVLETACRCVNHNQFRRPTIMEVVSCLGSIDTDLRT, from the coding sequence ATGCAGACACTCCAGTTTCCAAGCAAGACACAGAGCAAGAAATTGCACATACCTTGCTTCGCCCTTGCTCTCGTGCTGCTGATCTCCTTGGCCTCTCCGGCCAGTTCCTGCACCGAGCATGAGGAGGCCTCCCTTCTCCAGTTCCACGCTGGGCTCTCGTGGGGCGGCGGCCTCGCCGCGACGTGGCAGAGGAACAAGGACTGCTGCACTTGGGAAGGGATCATCTGCAGCAGTCCTAATAGGACGGTCACTGATGTTTCTCTGGCTTCTCGAGGCCTCGAGGGGATCATCTCACCATTCCTTGGCAACCTCACCAGCCTCTTGCGCCTCAACCTCTCTCACAACTCACTGTCCGGTGGCCTGCCGCTGGAATTGGTGTCGTCCAGCAGCATCACCATACTTGATGTCAGCTTTAACCAGCTCAATGGAACACTCCACAAGCCGGCATCTCCATCCACTGCCCGGCCTCTCCAGGTACTGAACATCTCGAGCAACTTATTTGCAGGACAGTTTCCATCCACCACATGGGAAGCAATGGAGAATCTGAGAGCACTCAATGCCAGTAACAACAGCTTTACAGGGCACATACCAACTTGTTTCTGTATCAGCTCACCGTCCTTCGCTGTGCTTGACCTGTGTTTAAACAAATTGAGTGGCAAAATCCCCCGACAAATTGGTCATTGCTCCAAGCTGAGAGAGCTCAGGGCCGGGTACAACAACATCAGTGGAGAAATCCCAGATGAACTCTTCAATGCAACTTTGTTGGAATACCTGTCTTTTCGTAATAATCATTTAAATGGAGTTCTTGATGGTGTGCACATAACCAAGCTCAGAAATCTAGTAGCACTTGATCTTGGAGGGAACAACTTCAGTGGCGAGATTCCAGACTCCATCGGCCAGCTCAAGAAACTGGAGGAGTTCCATCTGGACAACAACAATTTGTCAGGGGAGCTGCCATCAGCTCTAAGCAACTGCACAAATCTTGCAGTACTTGTCCTCTCGAGCAACAAATTCAGTGGACAGCTCACCAAGGTCAACTTCTCCAACCTGCCAAATCTAAGGACATTAGATGTTTACTACAACAACTTCACCGGCACAGTTCCAGAAAGCATATACTCTTGCAGCAATCTGACTGCACTGCGGGTATCTACCAACAAATTAGATGGGCAGCTTTCACCAAGAATAAGTGATCTGAAGAGCCTCACCTTCCTATCACTTTCTACAAACCGTTTCAGAAATATCACAAACGCACTTCAAATCCTTAAGAGCTGCAGGAACCTTACCACTCTGCTTATCGGCGATAACTTCAAGCAAGAGTTCATGACTGAGGATGACAGAATTGATGGCTTCGAGAAGCTCCAGGTTTTGGACATCGAAGATTGCCAGTTGTCAGGAAAAATACCTCTATGGATATCAAGGCTCACAAATTTGGAGATGTTACTTTTGAATAGAAATCGACTCACTGGACCAATACCAGGATGGATCAACTCCCTAAGCCATCTCTTCTATATGGATGTGTCAAACAACAGTCTTACAGGACAAATCCCGTTAACCTTGACGGAGATGCCAATGTTAAAATCAATTGAAAACGCAACTCATTGGGACCCAAGGGTCTTTGAGTTGCCTGTTTACAATGGTCCATCACTTCAATACCGTGTTGTTACTTCTTTTCCAGCAGTGTTGAATCTAAGCAACAACCACTTCACAGGTGTGATTCCCCCACAGATTGGTCAGTTGAAAGTGCTTGTTGCACTTGATTTCAGTTTCAACATGTTATCCGGACAGATCCCACTGTCGATTTGCAACCTCACAAACTTGCAGGTGCTAGACTTGTCCAGCAACAGTCTAACAGGTGCTATCCCAGCTGCATTGAATAGCCTACACTTCCTTTCAGCATTCAGCATTTCGAACAATGACCTAGAAGGGCCTATTCCATCTGGAGGCCAGTTCAATACATTTCAGAATTCTAGTTTCGATGGGAATCCAAAGCTGTGTGGCTCTATTCTCACTCACAAATGTGATTCTTCAATACACCCGTCCTCCAGAAAACAACGAGATAAGAAATTTGCTTTCGCAATTGGATTTGGTGTGTTCTTTGGAGGTATTGCTATTCTGTTGTTGCTGGTGCGACTCCTTCTCTCAGTCAAGATGAAGGGTTTTACAGAGAAACATGGAAGCAAGAATAGCAGAGATGTTGAAGCGACTTCACTCTACTCTAGTTCAGAGCAAACACTAGTAGTGATGCACATGCCACAAGGCAAGGGAGAAGGAAACAAGCTCAAATTCTCTGACATTTTGAAAGCTACGAACAACTTTGACAAGGAGAACATCATTGGGTGTGGAGGCTATGGGTTAGTCTACAAGGCAGAGCTACATGATGGCTCCAAATTGGCAATTAAAAAGCTCAACGGTGAAATGTGTCTGATGGAAAGGGAATTCAGTGCAGAGGTTGATGCTCTCTCCATGGCACAGCATGAAAATCTTGTACCACTCTGGGGTTACTGCGTCCAGGGAAACTCAAGGCTCCTCATGTATTCCTACATGCAGAATGGCAGCCTGGATGATTGGCTTCATAACAGAGATGATGACACTAGCTCATTTCTTGACTGGCCGACTCGGCTCAAGATCGCACGAGGAGCCAGCCTAGGCCTCTCCTATATACATGATATCTGCAAGCCTCAAATTGTACACCGTGACATCAAATCCAGTAATATCCTATTGGACAAAGAATTTAAAGCTTACCTTGCAGATTTTGGGCTAGCCAGGTTGATCCTTCCCAACAAAACTCATGTTACAACTGAGTTGGTCGGCACTATGGGTTACATTCCCCCTGAGTATGGGCAAGCGTGGGTTGCTACGTTGAGAGGAGATATATACAGTTTTGGGGTAGTCCTGCTTGAGCTGCTCACAGGAAGGCGACCCGTTCCAGTTTCGTCTACAACAAAAGAACTTGTCCCATGGGTTCTACAGATGAGGTCTGAGGGCAAGCAGATTGAGGTCCTGGATCCAACACTTCGAGAAACAGGGTATGAAGAGCAAATGCTGAAGGTGCTTGAAACTGCTTGCAGGTGTGTCAATCATAATCAGTTCAGGAGGCCAACTATCATGGAAGTGGTCTCCTGCTTGGGCAGTATAGACACTGACCTGCGGACATAA
- the LOC123143852 gene encoding tyrosine-sulfated glycopeptide receptor 1-like has translation MQILEFPNKTQSKELHIPSLGLALVLLISLACPTSSCTEHEKTSLRRFLAGLSRDGGLATLWQDGTDCCKWRGITCRQDSMITNIMLASKGLEGHISGSLGNLPVLQYLNLSHNSLSGGLPLELVSSSSITILDVSFNQLNGRLHELASPTPARPLQVLNISSNLFAGQFPSTTWEAMENLRALNASNNSFTGHIPTYFCISSPSFAVLDLCLNKLSGKIPRQIGHCSKLRELRAGYNNISGEIPDELFNATLLEYLSFRNNHLNGVLDGVHITKLRNLVALDLGGNNFSGEIPDSIGQLKKLEEFHLDNNNLSGELPSALSNCTNIVAIDLKKNNFSGQLGKVNFSNLPNLKTLDVYFNNFTGTVPESIYSCINLTALRLAENNFSGELSPQMGKLMYLTFISITNNHFNNITNTLHILKNCRNLTTLLMALNFRGEIMPEDDKIDGFVNLQVLGISGCYLTGNIPVWISSLANLELLDLHQNQLNGSIPAWIETLSKLFYLDISNNRLTGRIPTALMNMPMLMSWTETQLDPSVFELPVYTDPSLQYRIPIAFPKVLDLSNNTFTGEIPMEIGHLKALFSLNFSFNGLTGWIPQTVCNLTNLQVLDLSNNDLTGAIPAALNSLHFLSAFNISNNDLEGPIPSGGQFNTFQNSSYIGNPKLCGSLLTHKCGSAPTPLISKNHRDKKETLPITFGVFFGGIAVLLLLGRLLVLIRMKSLTTKNGRESNGDVEATSIHSSSEQTLVVMWMPQGKEEENKLKFTDILKATNNFDKENIIGCGGYGLVYKAELPDGTKLAIKKLSGEMCLMEREFSAEVDALSMAQHENIVPLWGYCVHGNSRLLIYSYMENGSLDDWLHNRDDDDSLFLHWPTRLKIAQGASLGLSYIHDVCKPQIVHRDIKSSNILLDKEFKAYVADFGLARLILPNKTHVTTELVGTMGYIPPEYGQAWVATLRGDIYSFGVVLLELLTGRRPIPVLSTSKELVPWVLQMRSEGKQTEVFDPTLQGAGYEEQMLKVLETACKCVDNNQVRRPDITEVVSCLASIEAVSHVG, from the coding sequence ATGCAGATACTCGAGTTTCCAAACAAAACACAGAGCAAGGAATTGCACATACCTTCCCTTGGCCTTGCTCTCGTGCTGCTGATCTCCTTGGCCTGTCCAACCAGTTCCTGCACGGAGCATGAGAAGACCTCCCTTCGCCGGTTCCTTGCTGGGCTCTCGCGTGACGGCGGCCTCGCTACCTTATGGCAGGATGGCACCGATTGCTGCAAGTGGAGAGGGATCACCTGCAGGCAAGATAGCATGATCACCAATATCATGCTGGCTTCAAAAGGCCTTGAGGGGCACATCTCGGGGTCCCTTGGAAACCTCCCCGTGCTGCAGTACCTCAACCTCTCTCACAACTCGCTGTCCGGTGGTCTGCCGTTGGAATTGGTGTCGTCCAGCAGCATTACCATACTTGATGTCAGCTTTAACCAGCTCAATGGAAGACTCCACGAGCTGGCATCTCCAACCCCTGCCCGGCCTCTCCAGGTACTCAACATCTCGAGCAACTTATTTGCTGGACAGTTTCCATCCACCACATGGGAAGCAATGGAGAATCTGAGAGCACTCAATGCCAGTAACAACAGCTTTACAGGGCACATACCAACTTATTTCTGTATCAGCTCACCGTCCTTCGCTGTGCTTGACCTGTGTTTAAACAAATTGAGTGGCAAAATCCCCCGACAAATTGGTCATTGCTCCAAGCTGAGAGAGCTCAGGGCCGGGTACAACAACATCAGTGGAGAAATCCCAGATGAACTCTTCAATGCAACTTTGTTGGAATACCTGTCTTTTCGTAATAATCATTTAAATGGAGTTCTTGATGGTGTGCACATAACCAAGCTCAGAAATCTAGTAGCACTTGATCTTGGAGGGAACAACTTCAGTGGTGAGATTCCAGACTCCATCGGCCAGCTCAAGAAACTGGAGGAGTTCCATCTGGACAACAACAATTTGTCAGGGGAGCTGCCATCAGCTCTAAGCAACTGCACGAATATCGTAGCAATTGATCTCAAGAAAAACAATTTCAGTGGACAGCTCGGCAAGGTCAATTTCTCCAACCTGCCAAATCTAAAGACATTAGATGTTTACTTCAACAACTTCACCGGCACAGTTCCAGAAAGCATATACTCTTGCATCAATCTGACTGCACTGCGGCTAGCTGAGAACAACTTCAGTGGGGAGCTGTCACCACAAATGGGCAAGCTGATGTACCTCACCTTCATCTCAATTACAAACAATCATTTCAATAACATCACAAATACACTTCACATCCTTAAGAACTGCCGGAACCTTACCACCCTGCTTATGGCTCTCAACTTCAGGGGAGAGATCATGCCAGAGGATGACAAAATTGATGGTTTTGTGAATCTTCAGGTTTTGGGCATCTCGGGATGTTACTTGACTGGAAACATACCTGTTTGGATATCGAGCCTTGCAAATTTAGAGCTGTTAGACTTACATCAAAACCAACTCAATGGATCAATACCAGCTTGGATTGAAACCCTAAGCAAACTCTTTTACCTAGATATATCAAACAACAGACTCACAGGGAGAATTCCAACAGCACTGATGAATATGCCAATGCTAATGTCATGGACTGAAACCCAGCTAGACCCAAGTGTCTTTGAGTTGCCTGTTTATACAGATCCATCACTTCAATACCGCATACCCATTGCTTTCCCTAAAGTGCTAGATCTAAGCAACAATACATTCACTGGTGAGATCCCCATGGAGATCGGTCACTTGAAAGCCCTCTTTTCTCTCAATTTCAGTTTCAACGGCTTGACAGGATGGATCCCACAAACAGTATGCAATCTCACAAACCTGCAGGTGCTCGACTTGTCCAACAATGATCTCACAGGTGCAATCCCAGCTGCATTAAACAGCCTGCACTTCCTTTCAGCATTCAACATTTCTAACAATGACCTAGAAGGGCCTATTCCATCTGGAGGCCAGTTTAATACATTTCAGAATTCTAGTTATATTGGGAATCCAAAGCTGTGTGGCTCTCTGCTAACTCACAAATGTGGTTCAGCTCCAACACCTCTTATCTCCAAAAATCATCGGGATAAGAAGGAGACTCTTCCAATTACATTTGGTGTGTTCTTTGGGGGCATCGCTGTTCTTCTGTTGCTGGGACGTCTCCTTGTGTTAATCAGGATGAAGAGCTTGACAACAAAAAATGGAAGGGAGAGTAACGGAGATGTTGAAGCAACTTCAATCCACTCAAGTTCAGAGCAAACGTTGGTGGTTATGTGGATGCCACAaggcaaggaagaagaaaacaagctCAAATTCACTGATATTCTGAAAGCTACAAACAACTTTGACAAGGAGAACATCATTGGATGTGGAGGCTATGGATTAGTCTACAAGGCAGAGCTACCTGATGGCACCAAGCTGGCAATCAAAAAGCTCAGCGGTGAAATGTGTCTGATGGAAAGGGAGTTCAGTGCAGAGGTTGATGCACTCTCCATGGCACAACATGAAAATATTGTACCTCTGTGGGGTTACTGCGTCCATGGAAATTCAAGGCTCCTCATATATTCCTACATGGAGAATGGCAGCCTGGATGATTGGCTTCATAACAGGGATGATGACGATAGCTTATTTCTTCACTGGCCAACTCGGCTCAAGATCGCACAAGGAGCAAGCCTGGGCCTTTCATATATCCATGATGTCTGCAAACCTCAAATTGTCCACCGTGACATCAAATCCAGTAACATCCTGCTGGACAAAGAATTCAAAGCTTATGTTGCAGATTTTGGGCTAGCCAGATTGATCCTTCCCAATAAAACTCATGTTACTACTGAGTTGGTTGGCACTATGGGTTACATTCCCCCTGAGTATGGGCAGGCATGGGTTGCTACGTTGAGAGGTGATATATACAGTTTTGGGGTAGTCCTCCTTGAGCTGCTCACAGGAAGGCGACCTATTCCTGTTCTGTCTACATCAAAAGAACTTGTCCCATGGGTTCTACAGATGAGGTCTGAGGGTAAGCAGACTGAGGTATTTGATCCAACACTTCAAGGAGCAGGGTATGAAGAGCAAATGCTGAAGGTGCTTGAAACTGCTTGCAAGTGTGTCGATAACAATCAAGTCAGGAGGCCAGATATCACAGAAGTAGTCTCCTGCCTGGCCAGTATAGAAGCTGTCAGCCACGTTGGATGA
- the LOC123141231 gene encoding putative serpin-Z12: MSFWRPTGSHGSPPRRGRRHDDHPGTLPAPPHFPGSQAPQMFPAAAIARRLASFQTAATSNTRQLPTQNTEACHPPHHHRSADAASRFTVPWPPTFAPPRPSFPSWAVPMRPTAMVPRETGTRGHYSGDTAGAGVGKAATNAGCLRMAASVGSTAAGGGRNFIVSPLSLHAALALVAASAKGETQRELLDFLVGPAGSSLAALHGDPAIRLVGMLRGLEQTSFACGVWVARGRALRPEFVEVAGAVYAAVAESVDFWSEPEKARQQVNTFVKHETKELIDEVLPAGSVDSSTVVVLANALYFKGTWAQPFDPSATFAAPFHLPDGTTVHAPFMTTSLFQQHVAAFPGFQALKLPYGNGGGFHVHQAASFYMLLLVPDHSAALGLAGLYDKAVSTPDFIRRHTPADQVPVGRFMVPKFKFEFKFEASREMQELGVTRAFGGGDFSGMVTGGNGLFISGVYHSATVEVDELGTVAAAATAVCLSQCASARPPVDFVADRPFLFAIVEERTGVALFLGHVVNPLDG, encoded by the exons ATGAGCTTCTGGCGCCCGACCGGCTCGCACGGCTCCCCACCTCGCCGGGGTCGACGCCACGATGACCACCCCGGAACCCTTCCCGCTCCGCCGCACTTCCCCGGTAGCCAGGCTCCCCAGATGTTCCCTGCGGCCGCCATCGCGAGACGTCTCGCCTCGTTCCAGACTGCTGCCACCTCCAACACGCGCCAACTACCAACCCAGAACACCGAAGCCTGCCACCCTCCTCACCATCACCGCTCCGCCGACGCCGCCAGCAGGTTCACCGTGCCGTGGCCGCCCACGTTTGCTCCGCCGCGTCCTAGCTTCCCATCCTGGGCCGTGCCCATGCGCCCCACCGCGATGGTCCCACGTGAGACTGGAACCCGTGGCCACTATTCCGGCGACACGGCAGGGGCGGGCGTCGGGAAGGCGGCGACTAATGCAGGCTGCCTGCGCATGGCGGCGAGCGTCGGGAGCACGGCGGCCGGCGGGGGGCGCAACTTCATCGTCTCGCCGCTGTCGCTCCACGCGGCGCTCGCGCTGGTGGCCGCTAGCGCGAAGGGCGAGACGCAGCGGGAGCTTCTGGATTTCCTGGTGGGGCCAGCTGGGTCGTCGCTCGCCGCGCTGCACGGCGACCCGGCGATCAGACTGGTGGGCATGCTCCGTGGTCTCGAGCAGACGTCCTTCGCCTGCGGCGTCTGGGTCGCCCGTGGGCGGGCACTCAGGCCGGAGTTCGTGGAGGTCGCCGGCGCTGTCTACGCCGCCGTCGCGGAATCAGTTGACTTCTGGTCAGAG CCGGAAAAGGCGAGGCAGCAGGTGAACACCTTCGTGAAACACGAAACCAAAGAGCTCATCGACGAGGTCCTCCCAGCCGGCTCCGTCGACTCGTCCACGGTGGTCGTTCTTGCCAACGCGCTCTACTTCAAAGGGACGTGGGCTCAGCCGTTCGACCCGTCGGCGACCTTCGCCGCGCCGTTCCATCTCCCCGACGGCACGACCGTGCACGCACCGTTCATGACGACAAGCCTGTTTCAGCAGCACGTCGCCGCCTTCCCCGGCTTCCAGGCCCTCAAGCTTCCCTACGGGAACGGCGGCGGCTTCCACGTCCACCAAGCCGCGTCATTCTACATGCTCCTCCTCGTCCCGGATCATAGCGCCGCCCTCGGGCTCGCCGGACTCTACGACAAGGCCGTCTCGACGCCGGACTTTATCAGGAGGCACACGCCGGCGGACCAGGTTCCGGTCGGGCGGTTCATGGTCCCGAAGTTCAAGTTCGAGTTCAAGTTCGAGGCGTCGCGGGAGATGCAGGAGCTCGGGGTGACCAGGGCTTTCGGAGGCGGCGACTTCTCCGGCATGGTGACCGGCGGAAATGGGTTGTTTATCTCCGGGGTGTACCACAGTGCCACCGTCGAGGTGGACGAGCTGGGCACCGTGGCCGCGGCCGCCACCGCCGTGTGCTTGTCGCAGTGCGCAAGCGCGCGGCCTCCCGTGGATTTCGTGGCGGACCGGCCGTTCCTGTTCGCCATTGTCGAGGAGAGGACCGGCGTGGCTCTCTTTCTTGGGCACGTGGTGAATCCTCTGGACGGGTGA